From one Pseudoliparis swirei isolate HS2019 ecotype Mariana Trench chromosome 5, NWPU_hadal_v1, whole genome shotgun sequence genomic stretch:
- the tbc1d23 gene encoding TBC1 domain family member 23 isoform X2 encodes MADAAEEALQGSWDQDLAEALDSGGSDMEMERSVVQESSAQHRAKMWKIALNVSGKGDSLSPWDGVLDLPEQSLIHQRSEQLIDQLEVSEEERRGSVCDVESVISFYCKSRNICFSPETSWPHLLKPLLGLRLPRSDLYNCFYAVMNKHIPRDCVPSGRPFHLYRLLLQYHEPELCSFLDTKKITPDSYAINWMGSLFSSHCPPDVTRALWDCYLRQADPFLIFFLMLIILVNAKEAILSQEGDSREDIIKLLEESPSHLEAEDVEDLFSLAQYYQSKTPLSLRKMNQNLFGCSLVALKEEDTDLSQALCLPVSVPEILQANQLQQDGVRFFVVDCRPAEQYNAGHLSTAFHLDSDLMLQNPSEFSLSVKSLLEAQKQSLESGSIASGEHLCFMGSGREEEDMYMNMVLAHFLQKNKEYVSIAKGGFMALQKHLVDMNIEGLDSSYLHWIVSTSGSHSSLSSTDGDSLSPGDGKGVKSLVNKMTFAFKSKSVNVKEKMISFIENTSTPVDRHVSSSDRVGKAYRGVKPVFSIGDEEEYDTDEIDSSSMSDDDRKEIVGIQTWTNKADVKHHIPCNEVKETGHMFPSHLLITATHMYCLREIASRKGFAYIQSRQALNSVVKITSKKKHPELITFKFGTNNSAGVEISAVERYLIPNAGDATKVIKQQIMKVLDALESS; translated from the exons ATGGCGGACGCCGCGGAGGAAGCTCTTCAGGGCAGCTG GGACCAGGACCTCGCCGAGGCTCTGGACTCGGGAGGCTCCGacatggagatggagaggagcgtCGTGCAGGAGAGCTCGGCCCAACACCGGGCCAAGATGTGGAAG ATCGCCCTCAACGTCTCCGGCAAAGGGGACAGCTTGTCTCCCTGGGACGGCGTCCTGGATTTACCGGAGCAGAGCCTCATCCACCAGCGCAGTGAACAGCTGATCG ACCAGCTGGAGGTCTCGGAGGAGGAGCGTCGGGGCTCGGTCTGCGACGTGGAGTCCGTCATCAGCTTCTACTGCAAGTCCAGGAACATCTGCTTCAGCCCGGAGACCAGCTGGCCGCACCTGCTGAAGCCGCTGCTGGGGCTCCGGCTGCCCCGCAGCGACCTCTACAACTGCTTCTACGCCGTCATGAACAAGCACATCCccag GGACTGCGTGCCGAGCGGCCGGCCCTTCCACCTGTACCGACTGCTGCTGCAATACCACGAGCCGGAGCTCTGCAGCTTCCTGGACACCAAGAAGATCACGCCCGACTCCTACGCCATCAACTGG ATGGGCAGCCTGTTCTCCAGCCACTGCCCCCCCGACGTCACCCGGGCCCTGTGGGACTGCTACCTCCGGCAGGCCGACcccttcctcatcttcttcctcatgCTCATCATCCTCGTCAACGCCAA GGAGGCCATTCTTTCACAAGAAGGAGATAGCAGAGAGGACATCATCA AACTGCTGGAAGAGTCTCCTTCTCACCTGGAGGCCGAGGACGTGGAGGACCTGTTCTCCCTGGCTCAGTACTACCAGAGCAAAACCCCTCTGTCCCTCAGGAAG ATGAACCAGAACCTGTTTGGCTGCAGCCTGGTGGCTCTGAAGGAGGAGGACACTGATCTGAGTCAAGCGCTGTGTCTCCCCGTGTCCGTCCCCGAGATCCTGCAGGCCAACCAGCTGCAGCAG GACGGCGTGCGGTTCTTCGTGGTGGACTGTCGGCCTGCGGAGCAGTACAACGCCGGCCACCTGTCCACAGCCTTCCACCTGGACTCCGACCTG atGCTCCAGAACCCGTCTGAGTTCTCCCTCTCCGTGAAGTCCCTGCTGGAGGCCCAGAAGCAGTCATTGGAGTCGGGCTCCATCGCCAGCGGGGAGCACCTGTGCTTCATGGGCAgcgggcgggaggaggaggacatgtacATGAACATGGTGCTGGCCCACTTCCTACAG AAAAACAAAGAGTACGTCAGCATCGCCAAAGGAGGATTCATGG ccctcCAGAAGCACCTGGTGGACATGAACATTGAGGGTCTGGACTCCTCGTACCTTCACTGGATCGTTAGCACGTCTGGATCTCACAGCAGCCTCAGCTCCACCGAC ggAGACTCTCTGAGCCCCGGAGATGGAAAAGGAGTCAAATCTCTGGTGAACAAGATGACCTTCGCCTTCAAGTCCAAGTCTGtgaacgtgaaggagaagatgaTCAGCTTCATCGAGAACACCTCCACCCCcgtagacag ACATGTGAGCAGCAGCGACCGGGTTGGCAAAGCCTACCGAGGGGTGAAGCCCGTCTTCAGCATCGGTGATGAGGAGGAATACGATACAG ATGAGATCGACAGCTCCTCCATGTCGGACGATGACAGGAAGGAGATCGTCGGCATCCAGACGTGGACCAACAAGGCCGACGTGAAGCACCACATCCCGTGTAACGAGGTGAAGGAGACGGGTCACATGTTCCCCAG CCACTTGTTGATCACCGCCACTCACATGTACTGCCTGAGGGAGATCGCCTCCAGGAAAGGCTTCGCCTACATCCAGTCCAGACAGGCGCTGAACTCCGTGGTGAAGATCACGTCCAAGAAGAAGCACCCGGAACTCATCACCTTCAAGTTCGGCACCAACAACTCGGCCGGGGTCGAGATCTCAGCGGTGGAGAG gTATCTGATCCCCAACGCGGGCGACGCCACGAAGGTCATCAAGCAGCAGATCATGAAGGTCCTGGACGCTCTGGAGAGCTCGTAG
- the tbc1d23 gene encoding TBC1 domain family member 23 isoform X1, producing MADAAEEALQGSWDQDLAEALDSGGSDMEMERSVVQESSAQHRAKMWKIALNVSGKGDSLSPWDGVLDLPEQSLIHQRSEQLIDQLEVSEEERRGSVCDVESVISFYCKSRNICFSPETSWPHLLKPLLGLRLPRSDLYNCFYAVMNKHIPRDCVPSGRPFHLYRLLLQYHEPELCSFLDTKKITPDSYAINWMGSLFSSHCPPDVTRALWDCYLRQADPFLIFFLMLIILVNAKEAILSQEGDSREDIIKLLEESPSHLEAEDVEDLFSLAQYYQSKTPLSLRKMNQNLFGCSLVALKEEDTDLSQALCLPVSVPEILQANQLQQDGVRFFVVDCRPAEQYNAGHLSTAFHLDSDLMLQNPSEFSLSVKSLLEAQKQSLESGSIASGEHLCFMGSGREEEDMYMNMVLAHFLQKNKEYVSIAKGGFMALQKHLVDMNIEGLDSSYLHWIVSTSGSHSSLSSTDGDSLSPGDGKGVKSLVNKMTFAFKSKSVNVKEKMISFIENTSTPVDRMAFNLSWPEKVIPDRHVSSSDRVGKAYRGVKPVFSIGDEEEYDTDEIDSSSMSDDDRKEIVGIQTWTNKADVKHHIPCNEVKETGHMFPSHLLITATHMYCLREIASRKGFAYIQSRQALNSVVKITSKKKHPELITFKFGTNNSAGVEISAVERYLIPNAGDATKVIKQQIMKVLDALESS from the exons ATGGCGGACGCCGCGGAGGAAGCTCTTCAGGGCAGCTG GGACCAGGACCTCGCCGAGGCTCTGGACTCGGGAGGCTCCGacatggagatggagaggagcgtCGTGCAGGAGAGCTCGGCCCAACACCGGGCCAAGATGTGGAAG ATCGCCCTCAACGTCTCCGGCAAAGGGGACAGCTTGTCTCCCTGGGACGGCGTCCTGGATTTACCGGAGCAGAGCCTCATCCACCAGCGCAGTGAACAGCTGATCG ACCAGCTGGAGGTCTCGGAGGAGGAGCGTCGGGGCTCGGTCTGCGACGTGGAGTCCGTCATCAGCTTCTACTGCAAGTCCAGGAACATCTGCTTCAGCCCGGAGACCAGCTGGCCGCACCTGCTGAAGCCGCTGCTGGGGCTCCGGCTGCCCCGCAGCGACCTCTACAACTGCTTCTACGCCGTCATGAACAAGCACATCCccag GGACTGCGTGCCGAGCGGCCGGCCCTTCCACCTGTACCGACTGCTGCTGCAATACCACGAGCCGGAGCTCTGCAGCTTCCTGGACACCAAGAAGATCACGCCCGACTCCTACGCCATCAACTGG ATGGGCAGCCTGTTCTCCAGCCACTGCCCCCCCGACGTCACCCGGGCCCTGTGGGACTGCTACCTCCGGCAGGCCGACcccttcctcatcttcttcctcatgCTCATCATCCTCGTCAACGCCAA GGAGGCCATTCTTTCACAAGAAGGAGATAGCAGAGAGGACATCATCA AACTGCTGGAAGAGTCTCCTTCTCACCTGGAGGCCGAGGACGTGGAGGACCTGTTCTCCCTGGCTCAGTACTACCAGAGCAAAACCCCTCTGTCCCTCAGGAAG ATGAACCAGAACCTGTTTGGCTGCAGCCTGGTGGCTCTGAAGGAGGAGGACACTGATCTGAGTCAAGCGCTGTGTCTCCCCGTGTCCGTCCCCGAGATCCTGCAGGCCAACCAGCTGCAGCAG GACGGCGTGCGGTTCTTCGTGGTGGACTGTCGGCCTGCGGAGCAGTACAACGCCGGCCACCTGTCCACAGCCTTCCACCTGGACTCCGACCTG atGCTCCAGAACCCGTCTGAGTTCTCCCTCTCCGTGAAGTCCCTGCTGGAGGCCCAGAAGCAGTCATTGGAGTCGGGCTCCATCGCCAGCGGGGAGCACCTGTGCTTCATGGGCAgcgggcgggaggaggaggacatgtacATGAACATGGTGCTGGCCCACTTCCTACAG AAAAACAAAGAGTACGTCAGCATCGCCAAAGGAGGATTCATGG ccctcCAGAAGCACCTGGTGGACATGAACATTGAGGGTCTGGACTCCTCGTACCTTCACTGGATCGTTAGCACGTCTGGATCTCACAGCAGCCTCAGCTCCACCGAC ggAGACTCTCTGAGCCCCGGAGATGGAAAAGGAGTCAAATCTCTGGTGAACAAGATGACCTTCGCCTTCAAGTCCAAGTCTGtgaacgtgaaggagaagatgaTCAGCTTCATCGAGAACACCTCCACCCCcgtagacag AATGGCTTTCAATCTGTCGTGGCCAGAGAAGGTGATTCCAGATCG ACATGTGAGCAGCAGCGACCGGGTTGGCAAAGCCTACCGAGGGGTGAAGCCCGTCTTCAGCATCGGTGATGAGGAGGAATACGATACAG ATGAGATCGACAGCTCCTCCATGTCGGACGATGACAGGAAGGAGATCGTCGGCATCCAGACGTGGACCAACAAGGCCGACGTGAAGCACCACATCCCGTGTAACGAGGTGAAGGAGACGGGTCACATGTTCCCCAG CCACTTGTTGATCACCGCCACTCACATGTACTGCCTGAGGGAGATCGCCTCCAGGAAAGGCTTCGCCTACATCCAGTCCAGACAGGCGCTGAACTCCGTGGTGAAGATCACGTCCAAGAAGAAGCACCCGGAACTCATCACCTTCAAGTTCGGCACCAACAACTCGGCCGGGGTCGAGATCTCAGCGGTGGAGAG gTATCTGATCCCCAACGCGGGCGACGCCACGAAGGTCATCAAGCAGCAGATCATGAAGGTCCTGGACGCTCTGGAGAGCTCGTAG